A window of Numenius arquata chromosome 6, bNumArq3.hap1.1, whole genome shotgun sequence contains these coding sequences:
- the UNC93B1 gene encoding protein unc-93 homolog B1, producing MEKDPSCHQDVAKTVACDGATEGTETQLDDFVGAHPDYNEEEEEKKYFRRKRLGVVKNVVAASLAGMLTYGVYLGLLQMQLILHYDETYREVKYSNIQLEDIDRKVLMGINVTPVAALLYTPVLIRFFGTKWAMFLAVGIYALFVSSNYWERYYTLVPSAVAIGVAIVPLWASMGNYITRMAQKYYEYVNFTEEHVQEQKRAPRGACNAYIVIFQTIFYTCFHLSFVCAQMPMLFFLNNYLYQLNHTLAGVKHCGTLSHGTLPGFNTTVLQSLPRSVNLIIVESALMAAAFLAMLMVLVLCGSAYRPTEEIDLRSIGWGNIFQLPFKHMRDYRLRHLFPLFIYSGFEVLFVCTGFSLNYGVCALGLEKLAYLLMAYGLSASACSSLALCMLRLRRQVPLLAGAIVHAALLVTLFCWAPEPRYLLQAPLLYAIAVLWGMGSALNKTSISILLGMLYEDKERQDFVFTIYHWWQALAIFTVYLWSGLPMKAKLSIMLLTLVVAMGAYLWMERKLAQHVAYRLPRIPRPRHRMRGYRYLEEDDSDETGSEGDGGSSNNNKDEHPVDSASRDDDLPRDDGDQLG from the exons ATGGAGAAAGACCCCAGCTGCCACCAGGATGTGGCCAAGACGGTGGCGTGTGACGGTGCCACCGAGGGGACAGAGACACAG CTGGACGACTTTGTGGGTGCTCACCCTGACTAcaacgaggaagaggaggagaagaagtaTTTCCGCCGCAAGCGCCTCGGAGTGGTCAAGAACGTGGTGGCCGCCAGCCTGGCCGGCATGCTCACCTACGGCGTCTACCTGG GCCTGCTGCAGATGCAGCTGATCCTCCACTACGACGAGACCTACCGGGAGGTGAAATACAGCAACATCCAGCTGGAGGACATCGACCGCAAGGTGTTGATGGGCATCAACGTCACCCCCGTGGCGGCGCTGCTCTACACCCCCGTCCTCATCAG GTTTTTCGGCACCAAGTGGGCCATGTTCCTGGCGGTGGGGATCTACGCCCTCTTCGTCTCCAGCAACTACTGGGAGCGCTACTACACGCTGGTGCCCTCTGCTGTGGCCATCGGGGTGGCCATCGTGCCCCTCTGGGCTTCCATGGGCAACTACATCACACG GATGGCCCAGAAGTACTACGAGTACGTCAACTTCACGGAGGAGCACGTGCAGGAGCAGAAGCGGGCGCCGCGGGGGGCCTGCAACGCCTACATCGTCATCTTCCAGACCATCTTCTACACCTGCTTCCAC CTGAGCTTCGTCTGCGCCCAGATGCCCATGCTCTTCTTCCTCAACAACTACCTCTACCAGCTCAACCACACGCTCGCCGGGGTGAAGCACTGCG GGACCCTGAGTCACGGCACGTTGCCTGGCTTCAACACCACGGTGCTGCAGAGCCTGCCCCGCAGCGTCAACCTCATCATCGTGGAGAGCGCCCTGATGGCGGCCGCCTTCCTTGCCATGCTGATG GTCCTGGTGCTCTGCGGCTCAGCGTATCGGCCCACGGAGGAGATCGACCTGCGCAGCATCGGCTGGGGGAACATCTTCCAGCTGCCCTTCAAGCACATGCGGGATTACCGCCTGCGCCATCTTTTCCCCTTGTTCATCTACAGCGGCTTCGAGGTGCTCTTCGTCTGCACCGGCTTCTCCCTG AACTACGGCGTGTGTgccctggggctggagaagctggcgtACCTCCTCATGGCCTACGGCTTGTCCGCCTCGGCCTGTTCCAGCCTGGCTCTCTGCATGCTGCGCCTGCGGCGGCAGGTCCCGCTGCTGGCCGGAGCCATCGTCCACGCCGCTCTCCTGGTGACTCTCTTCTGCTGGGCACCCGAGCCCCGGTACCTGCTGCAGGCACCTCTGCTCTACGCCATAGCCGTGCTCTGGGGCATGGGGAGCGCCCTCAACAAAACCAGCATTAGCA TCCTCCTGGGCATGTTGTACGAGGACAAGGAGCGCCAAGACTTCGTCTTCACCATCTACCACTGGTGGCAGGCCCTGGCGATCTTCACCGTCTACCTGTGGTCGGGGCTGCCCATGAAG GCCAAACTCTCCATCATGCTCCTGACGctggtggtggcgatgggggccTACCTCTGGATGGAGCGCAAGCTGGCGCAGCACGTGGCGTACCGCCTGCCCCGCATCCCCCGCCCGCGCCACAGGATGCGGGGCTACCGCTACTTGGAGGAGGACGACTCGGATGAGACCGGCTCGGAGGGTGATGgcggcagcagcaacaacaacaaggaTGAGCATCCGGTGGACTCCGCCAGCAGGGATGATGACCTGCCAAGAGATGATGGGGACCAGCTGGGTTAG